The genomic stretch GCTGCGCGTTCGCTCGCTCCGTTTCCTACCCGTTCCTCGAGCGGCGCAGCATGTACCAGCACCCTCCCGGGGTCGGCCTCGAGAATCGCCTCTATGCAGAGGGCGTCCACGCCCACTTTTACGGCTCCACCCGACAGCCGAAGCCCGTGCACCGGCTCGCATGGGCGCGTGCGGCATATGCGCCGCGGATGCCGGCGGGTCTGCTGCCCATTGCCGACGATGGAGGCGGAAGCCTGCTATGCCTGGGGGTCGCGGGCGATCACGCCGGGCAGGTGTACTGGTGGGACCACGAGAACGAGTGGGACGAAGACGACTATCAAGATGACGTGGGTGCTCCCATGCCCGAGGCCGCCAAGTGGCAGAACGTCTATCTAGTGGCTCGCAGCTTCACTGACTGGCTGGCTTCGATGCGGGCCGGCTGAGCGGCGGCATCACCTTGGGTGCCGGCGGGGGAGGATCACCCCGCCGACCGCTCCAACACCCCCAGCAACCGCGACAACTGCGCATCGAGCGCCTTGAGCTCGGCCGGCGTCAGGTCGGCCAGGATGCGGCGTTCGTTGTCGTGCGCTGCCCCCGGAATCAGCAGCGCCCGGCTTCAGAGTCCGTGGGTTGAATCGTAATTGATGGGTGACTGCCGCGAACGCAGAGGGAGGCATATGACCCAAGCTGCTGTGGCCGCGGTGGCGGTTGTAGTCCTGTCGCCAGTTGTCGATGACGCTGCGCATGTGGCTCAGGCTGGCGAACCAGTGTGGCGACAGGCACTCGTCCCGGACCCGCCTGTTGAAGCTTTCGATGTAGTCGAGGATGCGCATGACGTACAAGGCAGGAATCGAGGTATCCACGACGATCTGGACCGCTTCCCTGCTGCAGTCGTCGACTACGGTGAGCGTCTTGACACGTCGGCCATTGGCCAGCTCGTCGAAGACGAAATCCATGCTCCACACCTCGTCCGGTTGCATGGGGACAGCGCAGGAAATGACGAGCCCATTCCGCAGAGGCGCAGTCGGCGCAAGATCGAACCGCGGCTGAGAATCGGGCGCGCCGAGGGACGGCCCCTGCCCTAGAGGAAAGTGGCGCAGTACGAAGGCCGCCCGCTCAGGGCAGACGCTGCAGCTGATCCAGCAGGCGGGCCCGGGCCGGCCCATCTTCGACCTGTTCGACCAGGCGGTCGATCAGCTGTTGCCGGGTGGTGGCTTCTGCTGCCGCTTTTTTGGCGATGATCTTCGCGATGGGCCCGATCTGGCCCGCCAGCAGCCGCTGGGCGCGCTCCACGAACTCGGCGCTGGGCGGCAGTTGCAACGCCGCCAACGGCGCACCCCGAGAGGCGCCGCCGACGACCGCGGGGGCCGACGCCGGCGCCTGTGGCGATACGGTGGTCCGGAACGCAGACGCCCCGCTGCTGGTCAGCCGCTGGCCGAAAAACGTGCTGCGCTCCTGCTCGGTCTGCAGATGCTCGGCCAGCTTCGTCCGCAAGGTGTCGAGGTCGGCGCAGTCGCGCGCGGCGCGGCGCACCAGCACCTTGGCCATGGGCCCGACGAAGCGGGCCAGTGTTGCCTCGACTTCCTGCAAGGTGGCCGGGTTCCAGTGGGTGGGCGGCGCGGTGGTCGGGGCGGTCGCGGCCGAGCCGATCGAGATCGGCGGCGTCAGGTGGCCGCGGCTGTTGCCCATTGGCCCACCACTCGAGGGCAGCAGACTTTCCGGGCGCACCACCTCCATGATGACCGTCTCCTCCGACACCGTGGCACTGACCGGGGTGCTGCAACGGGCCAGCAGGTCGTCGCGAAACGCCGGGGCACCGGCGTACCGCTGCTTCGGCTGTTTCGCGAGCGCCATGGCGACCACCTCGTCGTAGTACTCCGGGCGCGTCGAGCCGGCGTGCTGCGAGGGCCGCACCGGGTCTTCGTGCAGGATGCGGTACATCAAGGCTTCGGGCGTGCCGTTGAACGGCATTTGACCGGTCAGCAGCTGATACAGCAGCACACCGGCCGACCAGATGTCGACGCGGTGGTCGAGCGGTTCGCCGGTGTACTGCTCGGGGGCGATGTAGCCCGGGGTGCCGACCACCGCATTCAGCTGCGTCAAGCCCACCGCGTCGATGCGGGCGATGCCGAAATCGGCCACCTTGAGCTTGCCGTGGCGCGTGATGATCAGGTTGGCCGGCTTGATGTCGCGGTGCCACACGCCCTGGTCGTGCGCGTGCTCGAGTGCGTCGAGCAGCTGCACCATGATGCTGAGTATGTCCTGCTCGGGAAACTTGGTCTTGCGCCCGAGGTAGTGGGCCACGCTGTGGCCCTCGACATACTCCATCGCAATGAAGGCGCGGTCGCGGTCTTCGCCATAGTCGTAGACCGCGACGATGCCCGGGTGGTGCAAGCGGCCCGCCGCCTGCGCTTCGTTGCGAAAACGCGCGGCCACCGAGGCGGCCTGCGGGCTGTCGTCGATCAGCTGCTTGCGGATGGTCTTGATCGCGACCTGCCGCTTGATGTCGGGGTCGAACGCCTTGTACACGACACCCATCGCGCCCTCGCCGAGGACGCTGGTGACCGTGTATTTGCCGAGGCGCTCAGGGTGTTTCATCGCGAGGCGTCAGTTGTCCAGCATCTTCATCGCCTGCACCAGGCTCTTGCGCATGCGGCTGAAGGACTGGGCCAGCGTGCCGATTTCATCGCGGCTGGAGGCGTTGAATTCCGGTGCTTCCATCTCACCCAGGCTGACCCGATCGGCAATTGCCGACAAACGGCTCACCGGCTGGATCACCAGCTTCCACAACATCACGTTCAGCGCCGCGCCGATCAGCACGAACACGGCCGTCAGCAGACCCATGAAGACCTTGAAGGCACTGTCGGCGCGCTGCAGCGGCACCGTCATCGGCACCGACACCACTTGTGCGCCGATCACCTCGTTGAAGTTCCAGCCGAAGCCGTTGGCCGGGCCGTAACGGTCGACCATGGGCTTGGGCGCCGCGTCGACGGTGCTGTGGCAGCGCAAGCAGGCCGGGTCGGTGATCTTGATCGGCCGCGCGACGTAGAGCGAGCGCCCAGTGGGGGTGTCACGCTGGCCGACGAATTCCTTGGTGTCGGGGGAGTTGCGGAACTGGTTGACGATGTCGACCTCCCACTCGACCGCCCGGTCGCGCGGGTTGGTCGGGTTCAGCGTCGCTTCCTTGTAGGAGTAATCGGGGTACTTCTTGTGCAGCGTCGCCAGCACCTCGGTGGCCGAGTAGGCCGGCACCGACTGGGGCAAAAAGCTGTACTTCATCTGCGTTTCGAGCAGCGGGCCGATCTGGCCCGAAGTGTAGCTGCGCACCGCGAGCGCCTTTTCTATCAACAAGCGGGCGTGATCCAGCACCTCTTGCTGGGCATTACGTTGCAGCAGGTCGCGCGTGACATAGCCGGTGGCGCCGAGCCCCAGCACGAACACGAGCACGAAAACCAGATTGAACTTGAGCAGCAGTTTCATACGAAGGTCTTGAACAGCGCCTCAACAGGGCGCCGGTAGTGATCATCAGGGGCGCGCGGAAGAAGAAGACGCGCGGTGCGGCGGCGGCAGATATTTTTCGGGAAACAGCACGCGGTCCCATTCGGGATGGAGTCGCATGTTGGTGATCAGGCCCGTGCGGAACTCCGGCTGCGACGCGAGGGGCTTCCAGCGCGGCACGAAGCTCTTGCGCAAGGACTTTTCTGACTGCAGCCATGATTGCACGTCCGCGTAGGCAACTGAGCCCAGCGTTTTAGGGGGGACGTCGCGGCCCTTGTAACGTTCGGCCAGCGGCGGCAAGGTGTCCCGGAAGGCGCGCGGCATGCGCTCGAGCATCGACGGCGCAGGCCGCGGTGAGACGCGGCTCTTGCCGTCGCCCTCCTGCTGGTAGGCCTCGCCGTTCTTCAGGCCCAGTGATGCGCCTGCCTTGCCATCGCGGCGCTCCACCACGCGGCCCTCGCCCGACTCCGAAAACGCGAAGCCGCCGTTGTCGCCGCGATGCGCCACCACCACGCCCTCGGCCGCCAGATCGAAGCTGGGTGACGAGAAACCGAGCGGGCGGTTCTTGGCCGCTGCTCCGGCGGGCGTCGACAGCTTGAGCCAACCTTGTTGCAGATACACCCGGTTCGGCTGGCGGCCGCGCTCACCCGGCAGCGACGGTGCCAGCAGCACACGCGTGGCGGGGCCCAGGTCGGCGATTGCGCCGTCGGCGTACTCCACACGCAGCAAGCCGGTGCCCGAGGTGGTCTCGACGATGTCGTCGCGCTCCAGACGCACACCTTCGGACAGCGTGAGCTTGGAGGCGCCCCGGATCAACAGGGCCTCCCCCTCTTGGATGGTGACCATGGCGAGCGGCTCCGCCCCGGCCCAGGCCGAGAAGCCGCACAAAACCATCCACACCACGATGCGCCCGATCATTTCTCTCCCTTTAGTCGGGAGCACAACTCGGCTCCCTCTGCAGTATTGCGCTGCAGTCAACGACGAACGGGCCGCATTGTTTCACCGCGACAGCGGCAGAACGAGCAATAGCCCACTCGAGTGCTACGGCGCATCAGAATTTTCCGCTCTCGGTGTCAACTATGTCACCGATCTGCCGACTTCGGCAGCGGAACGCGTGCGCATTGTCAACCGAGCAGTTCGATGCCGACCAATTGGCGCGCCGATTGTGCCCGCATGATGCCCAGCAAGTCAGCCAGGAAAGGCTTGCCGGCCAACGTGCGGGGAGCGGTGGCATGCAACTCGCTCCACAAGCCCTTGCGGCCGATGCGCTTGGCCACGACGTAGTCGTAATCGACATAGTTCTTCACGCCCCAGTTGGGCAGCGCGGCGAGCCCACGTCGGCTCGCGACGAGTTGCAGGATCGCGATCGTCAACTCGGCGGTGCGGCGCTGGAACGACACGCCGGCGGGCCGCAGCACCTCACGGATCACGTCGATGCGGTCTTCGGGGACGGGGTAGGTGATCAGCGTCTCGCCTTCGAAATCGGCGGCTTCCAGGCGCCGCCGGTGACGCAGCGCGTGCTCCACTGGCAACACCGCCAAGATTTCGAAACGAAACAAGGGCCAACTTTCCAGGGCCTTGCGGCTGCTGCCACCGGCCCGCGGGGCCGAGCCCACCACCAGCTCGCACTTGCCGGCGCTGAGCAGGCCCATCGGGTCCGGGTGGAAGCCGGCGACGAGATCCACCTCGACCTCCGGCCAGCGGCGCCGGAACTCGTCCATCACCGGCATCAACCAGTCGAAACAGGTGTGACATTCAAGTGCAATACGGAGCTCGCCACGGGTGTCGCTCTGCGCACGCGCCAAATCGCGCTCGGCCTCGGCCACCTGCGGCAATACGAGGCCCGCCAGGCTCAGCAGCCGTTCGCCGGCCGCTGTGAACC from Caldimonas brevitalea encodes the following:
- a CDS encoding c-type heme family protein; its protein translation is MKLLLKFNLVFVLVFVLGLGATGYVTRDLLQRNAQQEVLDHARLLIEKALAVRSYTSGQIGPLLETQMKYSFLPQSVPAYSATEVLATLHKKYPDYSYKEATLNPTNPRDRAVEWEVDIVNQFRNSPDTKEFVGQRDTPTGRSLYVARPIKITDPACLRCHSTVDAAPKPMVDRYGPANGFGWNFNEVIGAQVVSVPMTVPLQRADSAFKVFMGLLTAVFVLIGAALNVMLWKLVIQPVSRLSAIADRVSLGEMEAPEFNASSRDEIGTLAQSFSRMRKSLVQAMKMLDN
- a CDS encoding SMI1/KNR4 family protein, coding for MWKDEVNRLGGMVPIGAPAFLPLTDAEIADLEREVQGVLPQDYAEFARTYGCCAFARSVSYPFLERRSMYQHPPGVGLENRLYAEGVHAHFYGSTRQPKPVHRLAWARAAYAPRMPAGLLPIADDGGGSLLCLGVAGDHAGQVYWWDHENEWDEDDYQDDVGAPMPEAAKWQNVYLVARSFTDWLASMRAG
- a CDS encoding LysR family transcriptional regulator, translating into MIELRHLRSLQAIAETGKLALAADRVHLTQSALSHQVRALETHYGVVLFQRTSAGLRFTAAGERLLSLAGLVLPQVAEAERDLARAQSDTRGELRIALECHTCFDWLMPVMDEFRRRWPEVEVDLVAGFHPDPMGLLSAGKCELVVGSAPRAGGSSRKALESWPLFRFEILAVLPVEHALRHRRRLEAADFEGETLITYPVPEDRIDVIREVLRPAGVSFQRRTAELTIAILQLVASRRGLAALPNWGVKNYVDYDYVVAKRIGRKGLWSELHATAPRTLAGKPFLADLLGIMRAQSARQLVGIELLG
- a CDS encoding serine/threonine protein kinase — translated: MKHPERLGKYTVTSVLGEGAMGVVYKAFDPDIKRQVAIKTIRKQLIDDSPQAASVAARFRNEAQAAGRLHHPGIVAVYDYGEDRDRAFIAMEYVEGHSVAHYLGRKTKFPEQDILSIMVQLLDALEHAHDQGVWHRDIKPANLIITRHGKLKVADFGIARIDAVGLTQLNAVVGTPGYIAPEQYTGEPLDHRVDIWSAGVLLYQLLTGQMPFNGTPEALMYRILHEDPVRPSQHAGSTRPEYYDEVVAMALAKQPKQRYAGAPAFRDDLLARCSTPVSATVSEETVIMEVVRPESLLPSSGGPMGNSRGHLTPPISIGSAATAPTTAPPTHWNPATLQEVEATLARFVGPMAKVLVRRAARDCADLDTLRTKLAEHLQTEQERSTFFGQRLTSSGASAFRTTVSPQAPASAPAVVGGASRGAPLAALQLPPSAEFVERAQRLLAGQIGPIAKIIAKKAAAEATTRQQLIDRLVEQVEDGPARARLLDQLQRLP